Proteins from a single region of Candidatus Binatus sp.:
- a CDS encoding peroxiredoxin — MKMFTVAAIAIVVVVVAVALRPRIARAELLKEGQIAPPFTTQMVTGETEAPVSLADFHGKKVILYFYPKDETSGCTKEACAFRDGYARYTNAGLVVLGCSIDSAESHKDFIRKNGLPFPLLLDPGKQIATAYGAANGIPILGLDRRITYVIDENGKILKVYPSVDPSTHAIEILNDLGVANASPPAPASAAAPASH; from the coding sequence ATGAAAATGTTCACCGTCGCAGCAATCGCAATCGTTGTGGTCGTCGTCGCCGTCGCGCTACGCCCGCGGATCGCTCGCGCCGAGTTGCTCAAGGAAGGACAGATCGCGCCGCCGTTTACCACCCAGATGGTTACCGGCGAAACGGAAGCCCCGGTCTCGCTCGCCGATTTCCACGGCAAAAAAGTCATCCTCTATTTCTATCCCAAGGACGAAACCTCGGGATGCACCAAAGAGGCGTGCGCATTCCGCGACGGCTACGCGCGCTACACCAACGCCGGCCTGGTCGTGCTCGGATGCAGCATCGACTCGGCCGAATCGCACAAGGATTTCATCCGCAAAAACGGTCTGCCTTTCCCGCTCCTGCTCGATCCCGGCAAGCAGATTGCGACCGCCTACGGCGCCGCAAACGGCATTCCGATCCTCGGCCTCGATCGGCGAATTACCTACGTCATCGACGAGAACGGCAAGATCCTGAAAGTCTATCCGAGCGTCGATCCCTCCACCCACGCCATCGAAATTCTAAACGACCTGGGCGTAGCCAACGCATCCCCTCCCGCGCCAGCCAGCGCGGCGGCTCCGGCCTCGCACTGA
- a CDS encoding branched-chain amino acid transaminase, with the protein MAANNLRSDRIWMDGAMVPYDEATVHVLTHSLHYGLAVFEGMRCYKGDDGRSAIFRAREHIRRLIDSGHIVEMTVPYSQEELLKACADVVRINKFAECYIRPLVFYGEGEMGLSARGNKIRVAIAAWPWGAYLGQDSVAKGVRLKTSSFVRFHHNSMMPAAKATGHYVNSILAGYEARRSGYDEALLLNTEGFVAEGSGENVFVIRDGVVRTPPLTSVLAGITRDAVIKILHDSGIEVREENFARDAFYIADEAFMTGTAAEVTPVVELDDRKIGPGKPGPITARVQQVFQAALHGREPRYRDWLYYI; encoded by the coding sequence ATGGCCGCGAACAATCTGCGCTCCGATCGAATCTGGATGGACGGCGCGATGGTCCCGTACGACGAGGCCACCGTTCACGTCCTCACCCACAGCCTGCACTACGGCCTGGCGGTGTTCGAAGGGATGCGATGCTACAAGGGCGACGACGGCCGCTCCGCGATTTTCCGCGCGCGCGAGCACATCCGCCGCCTCATCGACTCCGGCCACATCGTCGAGATGACCGTCCCGTACAGCCAGGAGGAACTGCTCAAGGCATGCGCCGATGTGGTGCGGATCAACAAGTTTGCCGAATGCTATATCCGGCCGCTGGTGTTTTACGGCGAAGGTGAGATGGGACTTTCGGCGCGCGGCAACAAAATTCGCGTCGCGATCGCCGCGTGGCCATGGGGCGCCTATCTCGGCCAGGACAGCGTCGCCAAGGGCGTGCGGCTCAAGACGTCATCGTTCGTGCGATTCCATCACAACTCGATGATGCCCGCGGCTAAAGCCACCGGCCACTATGTCAACTCGATCCTCGCCGGCTATGAGGCCCGCCGCAGCGGCTATGATGAAGCGCTGCTGCTCAACACCGAAGGCTTTGTGGCCGAGGGCAGCGGCGAGAACGTCTTCGTGATTCGCGACGGGGTCGTGCGCACGCCGCCGCTCACGTCGGTGCTGGCGGGAATCACTCGCGACGCCGTCATCAAGATTCTGCACGATTCCGGCATCGAGGTGCGCGAGGAGAATTTCGCCCGCGACGCCTTCTACATCGCCGATGAGGCCTTCATGACCGGCACCGCCGCCGAAGTTACTCCGGTCGTCGAGCTCGACGATCGCAAGATTGGCCCCGGCAAGCCCGGCCCGATCACAGCCCGGGTGCAGCAGGTGTTCCAGGCCGCTTTGCACGGACGCGAGCCGCGCTACCGCGACTGGCTATACTACATCTGA
- a CDS encoding YkgJ family cysteine cluster protein produces the protein MNRKSPFSYICNACGRCCHDKVITLSPYDVLRLARAAGITTREAIARYTIRRGSILKFTGGGACAALEGARCGVHRGRPLACRLYPLGIEHGKDGDGEKFVTLEPAAGSLGVYGAGGAVNDFLDAQGVAKYLEANAGCASLMAVFRERIAAMADFDRVEPREFWRRAVREALAESGYDANPLIDAMFDADAVGCAGVGDAETIAAHIERLAQMIRRESNAELLAAAAVMLAVSIGYSPGEATGSR, from the coding sequence GTGAATCGTAAGAGCCCATTTTCGTACATCTGCAACGCCTGCGGGCGATGCTGCCATGACAAGGTGATCACGCTGTCGCCGTATGACGTGCTGAGGCTCGCGCGCGCCGCGGGTATCACGACGCGCGAGGCGATCGCTCGTTACACGATTCGGCGCGGGTCGATCCTGAAGTTCACCGGCGGCGGCGCGTGCGCCGCGCTGGAAGGCGCGCGCTGCGGCGTCCATCGCGGACGCCCGCTCGCATGCCGGCTCTACCCGCTCGGAATTGAACATGGCAAAGACGGAGACGGTGAAAAATTTGTGACGCTCGAACCCGCCGCAGGCTCGCTTGGCGTGTATGGCGCCGGCGGCGCGGTGAATGACTTCCTCGACGCGCAGGGCGTCGCAAAGTATCTCGAAGCGAACGCCGGCTGCGCGTCGTTGATGGCGGTCTTTCGCGAACGAATCGCGGCGATGGCCGATTTCGATCGAGTCGAGCCGCGCGAGTTCTGGCGCCGCGCCGTTCGCGAGGCGCTGGCCGAGTCGGGCTACGACGCTAATCCGCTGATCGACGCGATGTTCGATGCGGACGCAGTCGGATGCGCCGGCGTCGGTGATGCAGAAACGATCGCGGCGCATATTGAACGGCTTGCGCAGATGATTCGGCGCGAGTCGAATGCGGAGTTGCTCGCGGCGGCGGCGGTGATGCTCGCGGTGAGCATCGGATATTCGCCGGGCGAGGCGACGGGGTCTCGGTAA